The nucleotide window atatacacacattcatcatgaaaaacctattgtaaaacaacataaaaataatgtttgcttcagcattggaaaaaatattgttttggcTAAGTAATTTTACACAATTCTTCCTTGTACTTGGTGACCCGTGCATTATATATGTGACCCAGATCCGTTACAACACGTGATGTTATGTGTATTGGATGATCAGAATCAGTATCAGAATCAGAatgagttttattgccaagtacgcttgcacgtacaagaatttgttttagtctgtttagagcttccagaacagaaaacaaatgacgagacaaaacagcacgacacaacaaaaaaaaagaagtttgacatcaaatggagtagtccaaagtgatatttcgagcccttttcctcactctggatgtatacagttctagtggcgtgggcagggcagtgccaataattctttcagcagtctgAACCGTCATTTGTAGTCTTTTGATGTCTGTtttcgtagctgagccaaaccagacagttattgaagtgcacaggacggattcaatgacagctgagtagaactgtgtgagcagctcctgtggcaggttgaaaTTCTTTAGCtggcgaaggaaatacaacctctggtgggcctttttaacaatggagtcaatgtgaatgaCCCACTTCAGGTGctgagagatggtcgtgcccaggaaccagaatgactccactgctgtcacagtgctgttcatgatagtgagtgggggaagtgcaggtgggttcctcttgaagtccacaatcatctccactgttttgagcatgttcagctccaggttgttgagactgcaccagacagccagctgctcgaCCTGACTTCTCTAAGCAGACTCGTCACCGTCCTGAATGAGGCCGATGATTgtggtgtcatctgcaaatttcaggagcttgacagtggggtctatagaggtgcagtcattggtatagagggagaagagcagtggggagagaacgcatccctgaggggctccagtattggtggtgtggctgttggacatgaattcccccagtctcactagctgctgcctgtctgtcagaaagctggtgatccagtgacagatagagctaggaacagagagttggtttagtttggtctgaagcagtgctgggatgatcgtattaaaagctgatgaaaagtctataaacaagactcttgcataagcccctggtttgtccagatgATGAAGGATGAAGTGCAGTCCAATGTTGACTGCATCATCAACAGACCTGTTTGCTCCATAGGCAAACTGCAGGGGGTCCAGTAAGGGTCCTGTGATGTCCCTCAGATAGGCCAACACCAAATTTCAAAAGAGAGGGTGGTTGCCAGAGGTGATAATGGTGGTGTAGAAAGAGGGTCAGGACAGGGGTGTGGTGTGAGACTGGGTGTTTCAAATCTGCAATAGaactcattcaggtcatcaaccaGCTGTTGATTCCCTACAGAGTTGGGGGATGGCGTCTTGTAGTTAGTGATGGTTTTCAGTCCTTTCCACACTGAAGCAGGGTCGTTTACAGAAAACtgattttccagtttttttAGAGTAGCTTCTCTTAGCCGCTCTGATCGCCCTTGTTAGTGTGTTCCTGGCCTGGTTGTACAAGATCCTGTCCCCACTCCTGTAGGGCAAGATCTGATCGCCCTTGTTAGTGTGTTCCTGGCCTGGTTGTACAAGATCCTGTCCCCACTCCTGTAGGGCATCCTCTTTGGCCTGACAAAGCTGTCTGACTTTTGCTGTAAACCATGGTTTGTCATTGTTATATGTTAAAGTCCTGGTAGGGATGCACATGTCCTCACAGAAACTGATGTAGGATGTTACAGAATCTGTGAGCTCGTCCAGATTGGTGGCAGCAGCTTCAAAAACACTCCAATCAGTGCAGTCAAAACAGGCCTGTAATTCCTGCTCTGCTTCCCTGGTCCATCTCTTTACTGTCCTTACTACAGGCTTAGCAGATTTAAGTTTTTGCCTATAGGTCGGGAGAAGATGAACCAGGCAGTGGTCAGAAAGTCCTACAGCTGCTCTGGGGACGGAGCGATATGCATCCTTTATTGTGGTGTAGCAGTGATCCAAAGTATTTTTGTCTCTGGTGGGGCATGTaatgtgctgtttgtatttAGGCAGTTCACGTTTAAGGTTTGCTATGTTAAAATCCCCAAGTATAATTAAAACCAAGTCCGGGTGTTGTTGCTCCGTGTCTGTAATGTGAGCAGCCAGCTGTTGCAATGCTGCGTTCACTCACGCTTGTGGAGGGatgtacacactcacaagaaTGAACGAGGTAAACTCCTGCAGCGAATAGAAAGGATTGCAGTTGATGAAATATGCCTCTAGATCAGGACAGCACATCTTCTTTAATGGTGTCACATTTGTACACCAACGTTCATTGATGTAAAAGCATGTCCCGCCGCCTCGCGATTTCCCTGAAGATTCTGTGTCATGATCCGCTCTGAACAGCTGGAAGCCCGGCAGGTGTAGCACGTTGTCCAGAATGGCTTTATTCAGCTAGGTTTCCTGATGGTTCCTGCATACACACAAGTTGCTAAAGATCAGAATCAAAtcacaaaataacaacagaaataaacagatatactatatctgtatataaaggtaataataacaataataataataacaacaacaacaacgaagatgaagaagaaaataGGATTCCTTCTCTGCCTTCCTGCATGCCTTTAAAACCCGGAACTGTCGgtttttgcctgtttttttaatactgttgCATTAAAGCAGGTAGTTAAATGCTGTAAATCGGAGTGCAGTGAGAGCCTGCCCTGACCATGTCTGATGAATCTGTTCTGAGCCTTTTTCATGACttctgaataatttttttaactagcGCTAAGAAACTTGGCTGCTCTTTTCATGTTTTGGCCTTTGGACTTTCCATTAAAGAAACTTGAAACTTAGCGTGAGTCAAACGCAGCCTTAATGTACACTATATTGACAAAGGTATTTGTTTGTCTGCCTTCACCTGCATATGAACCCAAataacatacatatatatattttttaataaatagggATTAATATGCTGTTGGCCCACCCATTGCAGCTATAGCTCCTTCAACTCTTCTAGGAAGGCTTTCCATAAGGTTTAGGGGTGTGTTTCCATTTCATTCCATGGAGTGTAATCATTcatccagaagcgcatttgtgaggtcagacattAATGTTGGAGGAAAACGCCTGGTTTGCAGTCTCTAATTtaattcattccaaaggtgttctatctaAGGTTTAGGCTAGTCAAATACTCCCATACCAAACTACCTCATCCTTGTCTTTATGATCCTTGCTTTGTGCTCTGGTATGCAGTCATGTTAAAACAGGAAGGTGCCATCACCAATTTTTTCCCACAATATTGGAAGCATCAAATTGTCCAAAAAGTCTCGATATGCTGAAGCACTAACCTGTCACTGGAACAACCCCCATCATGACCCACCCTTCACCAACCTTCACTTGGTCCAATGCAGTGTGACAAGAACCGTTCTCCTGGCAATGGCTAAACCCAGATTTGTCCATTAAATTGCCAGACGGAGAAGTGTGATTTCTCATTCCAGAGAACACATCCCCACTGCTCTGAAGTTCAGTGACAGCATGCTTTACAACACTGCATTTGTTGCTTTGCATTGCACTCAGTGCTCCAAAgcttggatgcagctgcttTGCCATGAAAATCCAATCCATAAAGCTCTCCATGCACTGTTCTTGAGATAGTCTAAAGGGCACAGGAGgtttggaggtctgtagctaTTGACTCTGCAGAAAATTTACTTCCTCTGTGCACTAAGTGTTTTAGCATCGCTGACCCTGCTCTGTGATTTTACATGGCCAGCCACTTGATGgctgatttgttgttgtttgcagCAAGAACATTTCATGACTGGACttattgcacaggtggcatCCTGTCATGATACTTAGCAAATTTTTGTAGAAGCGCTCTGCATGCctagttaattaattttatacacATGTAACCATGGAAGCCATGGTAACCATTTGAACACaataattaaatgatttgaGTAAGTAAATATATTTAGCAATATATTGTATCCTTAACTGATGCCTACCCGAAACGTAAGtaagttcatgtgtgaaatccagtgatgagtttttttttttttaaatgcttaaaatgctatccctgtatacaggattagtGTGCTGCATGCCTCCTTTTCCAGCTCCCTGTTGCAGTCCCCTCTCCAACCTGACATCAAGTTTCCTGTGTGAATCCACCAGAAAACGCTTTAACAGCAGATATAGAAGATCAACCCTTGATCTTGTATCATTTTGATCTTTTGTTGTGTCCTGTTTTTGCATCTAATTTGTCTCCGCCCCTTTTGACAGCAATTTAACAATTAGATTAGGCGCTTCTTTTCATGACAAAATCTATACTTGCacgttatttatgttaaagcatgcaactaaaacccttttttttttttttgctggtcataataaaatgattatgCTACTATATTAAATCATGTTCACATAATATCCGATAAACAGGTCCCATTTGTGATAATCATAATTGTAAAATTATGTCAGCTATGAGTTTGTCTAATGTTTGCTATCTAGGGTCAGagtattttgttaaatattaatggATTTGAAACATTCTCTATTTACCTTGATggaaattaaaaagattttcatCAGTCCAGTCAATATCACATGAGATTGTGCAAACATTCTGCTGAAATTTAGAGTTTGTGTTCCAACAAGGCATTACATCATATCGTTCATGCTGTCTTGTAAATTAAGGAGGCGTGATTAATTTCTAAAGGATAAAAGGACCAgagctgtttgttttatttctaattttgtagacattaaataaattaactaatGAACCTGACAGAGTTCAGTAATCAGTCTGATCGCTGTGTACACTTCTCCTGTCCAGAGAGATCTGTATCTCCTGCAGTTTATATCTTACTGTACGTGTGTTCAGCTGCTGTGGTTCTGCTAACAGGTTGTGGAAATCTGCTCATCATTATCTCTATTCTTCACTTCAACCAGCTTCACACACCGACTAACATGCTTGTGCTCTCGCTGGCTGTGTCAGATTTTCTTGTTGGCATTTTTCTAATGCCTGTAATGTTAATCTGGACTATTGAGTCATGCTGGATTTTTGGAAGACATTTCTGTAGCATCTACTGGCTGTTTAATGGTCTTCTCATAATATCAAGCTATACTATTGCTTCGATTGCTGTGGATCGCTATTTTGCTCTCTCAAACCCCTTTCTCTACATGAACATTGTCTCTGTGAGAATCACTCgtgttgtaattgtttttaattggtGTCTACCGCTGGGCTATAACATAACTGGCCTATATTTTAATGGAAATTTCAAAAGTTCCGTCTTGTGTCCTGGAGagtgttttctctttctcaatGAGGTTTGGTCTGTAATTGATCtagtattatcttttatatttccactttctgTCATAATCATATTGTATACTCTGGTTTTTGTAattgctaagaaacatgccactgctatcagagagcttaataatcacacacggactaaaacacagaaaatcacctcacactcaatgaaatctgaaagaaaagcagctaaagtcctcGGCATTTTGGTGTCTGTATTTCTGGCATGTTTAattccatattttatttacagtttattagtCAATGTTATTGAATTGCAGTTAGAAACATTTTGGAAAGTttcaattatgttttatttcaattccactattaatccatttatttatgctctgtTTTACCCATGGTTTAGGAGgtgtattaaattaattataactcTGCAAATATTTCAAACAGACTCTGCGTTAATCAATGttctttaattatataatttcatctttttctttgtgtcttaaaactggttatgtttaattaattttaaattttaataaaagtttaatttatttctgcataTGATGTACACAATGTTCATCAATAACATAATATGAAATTAGTGATGGGGTCATTTATGAAatgaacgaaatgaactaaattatttttttaaagattcatttattctgatgtacaaaatttttaaaaatattaaaagtttaatttggcAGTGAAAATAGCATAAACCGTAATGCtaaagaaatattatttttataatattattttatcataattGCCgtttcccaaattgtctgtagtatgtgagtgtgtctgtgccatgtgatgaattggcaccttgtccagagtgtaccctacCTCCATGCAGCCTAAAGCAGCTGTGTAACTTTGGAGTGATCCAGGATAATAGCTGTGCATAGGGGTTGCAGCAGTAAGGCTTGAAGCTTTCTCACTTGCGTAGTACATGTCAGCATGAGGATTAAAACAGGGGTCAAATGCTTGAGGTTAGGATCATAAAAACTCAGCGCAAATGAATGTGATTGGCTTTATGAGTGTGCCCTATGTCCTTATTAACCCATACTAAATCTAGTAGGCTTTGGGTAGCTTAGAAGATTAAGGCTTTGGGTTACTGTCCGAAGGTTGGCTGCTCAAGCCTCAGCTGAACTTGAGCAACGTCCAGTGTGCTCCAGaggtgtagttttttttttttttttaagccaaagcataatttgttatttgtgtgtatttatgctAATAATCAAGAAGTTTCTCTGAGAACAGTTTTTATATCTATTTTAGATTTAGTATGGGTTAAAATGTGTTGAGGACATATTAGGACACTCTCATAAAGGTGGTCACCCTCCAGATCCAGATTAATCAACTCTAGAAATTAACACTTTTACAGCCTGATGTAATCTCAgataattatcattttatttaaagtggctcTTAGACAAAAACATATGTACCTATTCATGCTAATGCACTACATGTTAGCAACATATGTCAGCAACTGCAGTTGTATCAGTAATATCCTAGTTATCAACCATGATTGGATCAGCAACTGACCCACAGAACTAATTCAAGTGACTGAATCCTTAGTGTCATTGTTCTGTCTATTCTCTAGATCAGAGGTTCCTGAACCTCGTCCTGGAGGATTCACTGCAACAGAAGCatggttccctttcaaaggctacactcgatgctgtgtgaaaacgctatgggaaacatcttgtcatgttgccggttgtgaagcatgtgtgtatcaaacacgccaaattccggcttttataacctcgggt belongs to Clarias gariepinus isolate MV-2021 ecotype Netherlands chromosome 2, CGAR_prim_01v2, whole genome shotgun sequence and includes:
- the LOC128509066 gene encoding trace amine-associated receptor 13c-like; this translates as MNLTEFSNQSDRCVHFSCPERSVSPAVYILLYVCSAAVVLLTGCGNLLIIISILHFNQLHTPTNMLVLSLAVSDFLVGIFLMPVMLIWTIESCWIFGRHFCSIYWLFNGLLIISSYTIASIAVDRYFALSNPFLYMNIVSVRITRVVIVFNWCLPLGYNITGLYFNGNFKSSVLCPGECFLFLNEVWSVIDLVLSFIFPLSVIIILYTLVFVIAKKHATAIRELNNHTRTKTQKITSHSMKSERKAAKVLGILVSVFLACLIPYFIYSLLVNVIELQLETFWKVSIMFYFNSTINPFIYALFYPWFRRCIKLIITLQIFQTDSALINVL